A window of Lagenorhynchus albirostris chromosome 11, mLagAlb1.1, whole genome shotgun sequence contains these coding sequences:
- the SLC6A13 gene encoding sodium- and chloride-dependent GABA transporter 2 yields MDSRVSSTTSNGETKPVCPGMEKAEEAGGLQRGHWNNKMEFVLSVAGEIIGLGNVWRFPYLCYKNGGGAFFIPYLIFLFTCGIPVFLLETALGQYTSQGGITAWRKICPIFEGIGYASQTIVILLNIYYIIVLAWALFYLFSSFTIDLPWGSCRHDWNTEHCVEFQRASSSVNVSSENATSPVIEFWERRVLKISDGIQHLGALRWELALCLLLAWVVCYFCIWKGVKSTGKVVYFTATFPYLMLVVLLIRGVTLPGAAQGIQFYLYPNLTRLWDPQVWMDAGTQIFFSFAICLGCLTALGSYNKYHNNCYRDCIALCFLNSGTSFVAGFAIFSILGFMSQEQGVPISEVAESGPGLAFIAYPRAVVMLPFSPLWACCFFFMVVLLGLDSQFVCVESLVTALVDMYPGVFRKKNRREVLILGVSVTSFLVGLVMLTEGGMYVFQLFDYYAASGTCLLFVAIFESLCVAWAYGAGRFYDNIEDMIGYRPWPLIKYCWLFLTPAVCTATFLSSLIKYTPLTYNKKYLYPWWGDALGWLLALSSMICIPAWSCYKLSTLKGSFRERVRQLMCPAEDLPQRARAEPSAPATPRTSELESHC; encoded by the exons ATGGATAGCAGGGTCTCGAGCACAACCAGTAATGGAGAGACAAAACCAGTGTGCCCGGGCATGGAAAAGGCGGAGGAGGCTGGCGGCCTGCAGCGGGGGCACTGGAACAACAAGATGGAGTTCGTGCTGTCCGTGGCCGGGGAGATCATCGGGCTGGGCAACGTCTGGAGGTTTCCCTACCTCTGCTACAAAAACGGGGGAG GTGCCTTTTTCATCCCCTACCTCATCTTCCTCTTTACCTGTGGCATTCCTGTCTTTCTCCTGGAGACAGCACTAGGCCAGTACACCAGCCAGGGGGGCATCACAGCCTGGAGGAAGATCTGCCCCATCTTTGAGG GTATCGGCTATGCCTCCCAGACCATCGTCATCCTCCTCAACATCTACTACATCATCGTCCTGGCCTGGGCCCTCTTCTACCTCTTCAGCAGCTTCACCATCGACCTGCCCTGGGGGAGCTGCCGCCACGACTGGAACACAG AGCACTGCGTGGAGTTCCAGCGGGCCAGCAGCTCCGTGAACGTGAGCTCTGAGAACGCCACCTCTCCCGTCATCGAGTTCTGGGA GAGGCGGGTCCTGAAGATCTCGGACGGCATCCAGCACCTGGGGGCCCTGCGCTGGGAGCTGGCCCTCTGCCTCCTGCTTGCCTGGGTCGTCTGCTACTTCTGCATCTGGAAGGGCGTCAAGTCCACGGGCAAG GTGGTGTACTTCACAGCCACCTTCCCTTACCTCATGCTGGTGGTCCTGTTGATTCGAGGGGTGACGCTGCCTGGGGCCGCCCAAGGAATTCAGTTTTACCTGTACCCAAACCTCACGCGTCTGTGGGACCCCCAG GTGTGGATGGACGCAGGCACCCAGATCTTCTTCTCCTTCGCCATCTGCCTAGGGTGCCTGACGGCCCTGGGCAGCTACAACAAGTACCACAACAACTGCTACAG GGACTGCATCGCCCTCTGCTTCCTCAACAGCGGCACCAGCTTCGTGGCCGGGTTTGCCATCTTCTCCATCCTGGGCTTCATGTCCCAGGAGCAGGGGGTGCCCATCTCTGAGGTGGCCGAGTCAG GCCCTGGTCTGGCCTTCATCGCCTACCCCCGGGCTGTGGTGATGCTGCCTTTCTCGCCCCTCTGGGCCTGCTGCTTCTTCTTCATGGTCGTCCTCCTGGGACTGGATAGCCAG TTCGTGTGCGTGGAAAGCCTGGTGACGGCGCTGGTGGACATGTACCCCGGTGTATTCCGCAAGAAGAACCGGAGGGAGGTCCTCATCCTGGGGGTGTCTGTCACCTCCTTCCTCGTCGGGCTCGTCATGCTCACAGAG GGCGGTATGTACGTGTTTCAGCTCTTTGACTACTACGCAGCCAGTGGCACGTGCCTCCTGTTCGTGGCCATCTTTGAGTCCCTCTGTGTGGCGTGGGCCTACG GTGCCGGGCGCTTCTATGACAACATTGAAGACATGATTGGGTACAGGCCATGGCCCCTTATCAAATACTGTTGGCTCTTCCTCACACCGGCTGTGTGCACA GCCACCTTCCTGTCCTCCCTGATCAAGTACACCCCACTGACCTACAACAAGAAGTACCTGTACCCGTGGTGGGGCGATGCCCTGGGCTGGCTCCTGGCTCTCTCCTCCATGATCTGCATTCCCGCCTGGAGCTGCTACAAACTCAGCACCCTCAAGGGCTCTTTCAGAGAG AGAGTTCGCCAGCTCATGTGCCCAGCTGAGGACCTGCCCCAGCGGGCCCGAGCGGAACCCTCTGCCCCGGCCACGCCCAGGACGTCGGAACTGGAGTCTCACTGCTAG